The Polynucleobacter sp. TSB-Sco08W16 genome includes a region encoding these proteins:
- the gmhB gene encoding D-glycero-beta-D-manno-heptose 1,7-bisphosphate 7-phosphatase, giving the protein MSTSSSKLIILDRDGVINEDRDDYVKSVDEWVPLPGSLEAIALLNQAGYQIAIATNQSGLARGYFAMSDLHAMHSKMEKLLQPLGGNIDSIFFCPHTDASACDCRKPAPGLMKEIALRYKKTNRAQPLLGVPIVGDSLRDLQAGIALGASPHLVLTGKGPKTLAKGGLPEGTQIHADLMAFATTLLENQA; this is encoded by the coding sequence ATGAGCACTAGCTCTTCTAAGCTCATTATTCTCGATCGTGATGGCGTGATCAATGAAGATCGCGATGATTACGTTAAATCCGTAGATGAGTGGGTGCCGCTTCCTGGAAGCCTTGAAGCGATCGCACTACTGAATCAAGCTGGCTATCAGATTGCGATTGCCACCAACCAGTCTGGCTTAGCTAGAGGTTACTTTGCAATGAGTGATCTGCATGCAATGCACAGCAAGATGGAAAAGTTACTCCAGCCCCTAGGCGGCAATATCGACAGCATTTTCTTTTGTCCGCACACCGATGCTAGTGCATGCGATTGCCGCAAACCAGCGCCTGGACTTATGAAAGAAATCGCCCTGCGTTACAAAAAGACGAACCGTGCCCAACCGTTATTGGGTGTGCCGATTGTTGGTGATTCATTACGAGATCTACAAGCTGGGATAGCTCTAGGTGCATCACCTCATTTAGTGCTGACCGGCAAAGGCCCAAAAACTCTAGCTAAAGGTGGGCTACCAGAGGGCACACAAATTCATGCAGATCTGATGGCTTTTGCAACTACACTGCTAGAAAACCAAGCTTAG
- a CDS encoding 1-acyl-sn-glycerol-3-phosphate acyltransferase, with the protein MVFIRSALFALFLLVFTPIWSVLCILVFPFLSPENRYSFIGLWNKIVIWLLWHLCDIHYEIRGMEHMRAVLNEPVIILSKHQSAYETIAYIALLPKQLCFVFKRELLWIPFFGWALALLKMIHINRANKQTAALSVASQGRKRLSEGKWIMLFPEGTRTPRGSTKPYRKGGARLASATGALVIPIAHNAGTCWPKNSFLKQPGTVIFSIGPVITSEGKSGEELQQEVEGWIEAEMRIIDPSAYN; encoded by the coding sequence ATGGTCTTCATTCGCTCCGCCCTATTCGCACTTTTCTTACTGGTATTTACGCCAATTTGGTCAGTGCTATGCATACTGGTATTTCCTTTTTTGAGTCCAGAAAATCGCTATAGCTTTATCGGCTTGTGGAACAAAATTGTGATTTGGCTGCTATGGCATCTCTGCGATATACATTATGAAATTCGTGGCATGGAGCATATGCGCGCAGTTTTGAATGAGCCCGTCATTATTTTAAGTAAACATCAATCCGCCTATGAAACGATTGCTTACATAGCGCTGTTGCCAAAGCAGCTCTGCTTTGTCTTCAAGCGTGAATTACTTTGGATTCCTTTCTTTGGCTGGGCTTTGGCTTTACTCAAAATGATTCATATCAATCGTGCCAATAAACAAACAGCGGCTCTATCTGTAGCAAGCCAAGGGCGTAAGCGTTTAAGCGAGGGTAAATGGATCATGCTCTTTCCAGAGGGTACTCGCACTCCACGAGGTTCTACAAAGCCATATCGCAAAGGTGGAGCACGCTTAGCTAGTGCCACTGGAGCATTAGTCATTCCCATCGCCCATAATGCTGGTACTTGCTGGCCAAAAAATAGTTTTTTGAAGCAGCCTGGTACCGTGATTTTTTCAATCGGGCCAGTAATTACTTCAGAGGGTAAATCAGGGGAAGAACTTCAACAAGAAGTAGAAGGTTGGATTGAAGCAGAAATGCGCATAATTGACCCAAGCGCTTATAACTAA